TATTTGTTAGAAAGTAAATGAAAAAGCAGCAAATGATTGCTCACTTGCTGCTCTATAGTAATAAGGTTTTCTGTATAAGCCATCACAGTTTTCCTTGTAAGTTTCTGTTCCTATTCTTATTTCTTTGTCAGACGAACATACAACAAGTAAAAATATATAGTGTGGCTTAGGAAAACCATTGTGTTCATTATTTGATGATTATCTTTTTACCATTGACAATATAAACACCCTTAGGCAAAGCATTAATTTCGTCAGTGCTTGCTTTGCTTAGCCGTTTTGTTCCATCTATTGTATAGACATCAGCAAGTCCTGAGTTATTATAAACAGTGTTTGTAATGCCAGTAGTACTCTCCTCAATTAATAAGAAATCTTTCCATTGAGGTGCTTGTTTATATGCGTCAAGACTATTCTTAGGAACAATAAGTTTACATTCAGATTTATAAATGCGGAAAAAAGCATTTGATTCACAGGTTGGTGGTACAACTGCCTCACTCGAAATCTGTGTTATATTGGTACAGTTCTCAAATGCTGATACTCCTATAGTCTTAACACTATTTCCGATATTTACTTTTTGTAGGTTGTAGCAATTTTTGAAAGTCTCCTCTTCAATTTCTGTAACACTATTTGGAATGGTTACAGAGGTTAGAGATCTACAATCTTCGAAAGCACTTGTGCCAATTTCTGTAACACTATTTGGAATGGTTACAGAAGTTAGATGGCTACATTCGTAGAAAGTATACTCACCAATTTTTGTAACACTATTTGGAATGGTTACAGAGGTTAGCGCGAGACAATAGGTGAAAGCATAGTCGCCAATTTCTGTAACACTATTTGGAATGGTTATAGAAGTTAGATTGCTACAATAGTCGAAAGTATACTTACCAATTTTTGTAACACTATTTGGAATGGTTATAGAGGTTAGAGGGATACAATGTGAGAAAGCATAATCGCCAATTGTTGTAACACTATTTGGAATGGTTACAGAGGCAAGAGATGTACAATTGTAGAAAGCATAGTCGCCAATTTTTGTAACACCATTTGGAATGGTTACAGAAGTTGGCATTCCACAATCGTAGAAAGCATAGTCGCCAATTGTTGTAACACCATCACCTATTTTAATTCTTTTAACTTTCCCATAACCCTCCCATGGTGCTCTGTTGTTGTTTGAATAATCATACATTTTCCCTTTTCCTGAAATGGTCAAAACACCTTTACCAGTAAGGGTCCATATTAGATTAGGTCCACAACTGCCAGACGTCTCGGCATTAGCTGATAAGCCCATGAGTA
The nucleotide sequence above comes from Prevotella melaninogenica ATCC 25845. Encoded proteins:
- a CDS encoding leucine-rich repeat domain-containing protein: MKQIYILLIALLMGLSANAETSGSCGPNLIWTLTGKGVLTISGKGKMYDYSNNNRAPWEGYGKVKRIKIGDGVTTIGDYAFYDCGMPTSVTIPNGVTKIGDYAFYNCTSLASVTIPNSVTTIGDYAFSHCIPLTSITIPNSVTKIGKYTFDYCSNLTSITIPNSVTEIGDYAFTYCLALTSVTIPNSVTKIGEYTFYECSHLTSVTIPNSVTEIGTSAFEDCRSLTSVTIPNSVTEIEEETFKNCYNLQKVNIGNSVKTIGVSAFENCTNITQISSEAVVPPTCESNAFFRIYKSECKLIVPKNSLDAYKQAPQWKDFLLIEESTTGITNTVYNNSGLADVYTIDGTKRLSKASTDEINALPKGVYIVNGKKIIIK